From the genome of Vicia villosa cultivar HV-30 ecotype Madison, WI linkage group LG2, Vvil1.0, whole genome shotgun sequence, one region includes:
- the LOC131651130 gene encoding uncharacterized protein LOC131651130 codes for MAARMNDDAIAEALTMLAGVIRQVPNANVGNIKKDEDAQKVQFGTYMIEKEVEDWWGNTVQRCEKPKKDQGKGKVFALSGSETAAEDRLIQVTTSFICLNCQLSIFSRDFDIDQVGLPLDKPDVNLGMNWLEYNHVYINSFDKTVIFPEIGVEEDLFLSAKQVNEYVQGGVVLFMLLATLAICEKRMIGDLLIVRDFPELDQLVGACVLSKIDLRYGFHPIRVKDEDIQKTTFRMKYGYYEYYVTLFNVTNAHGVVLEYMNRIFHQYLDKFVVVLIDDILIYSKSEEEHGVNFLSHVISSDGIVVDPFKIEVVSQWESVKSVTEIRSFLGLVGYYQKFIEGFSKLSLSLTQLTRKSQAFIWTSQCEAGFQELKRRRCVDAKSISGSLCFKTT; via the exons ATGGCTGCAAGAAtgaatgatgatgctattgctgagGCATTGACGATGTTGGCTGGCGTTATTAGGCAGGTTCCGAATGCAAATGTTGGTAATATAAAGAAGGATGA GGATGCGCAAAAGGTGCAGTTTGGTACTTATATGATTGAGAAGGAAGTTGAAGATTGGTGGGGTAACACTGTTCAGAG GTGTGAAAAGCCGAAGAAGGATCAAGGTAAAGGGAAAGTGTTTGCTCTATCTGGTTCGGAGACTGCTGCTGAGGATAGACTTATCCAAG TGACTACTTCATTTATTTGTTTGAATTGTCAACTGAGTATTTTTAGTAgagattttgatattgatcaaGTAGGTCTTCCGTTAGATAAACCTGATGTTAATCTtgggatgaactggttggagtaTAATCATGTTTATATCAACTCTTTTGATAAGACAGTTATCTTTCCTGAAATTGGTGTTGaggaagatttgtttttgtctgcCAAGCAAGTGAACGAGTATGTGCAAGGCggtgttgtgttgtttatgttgttggcaaCTTTGGCTATCTGTGAGAAACGAATGATTGGTGATTTGCTAATAGTTCGTGATTTTCCTGAG ttggatcagttggttggtgcATGTGTGctcagtaagattgatttgaggtatgggttTCATCCGATTCGTGTGAAGgatgaagatattcagaagactactTTTAGGATGAAGTATGGTTACTATGAGTATTATGTGACGTTGTTCAATGTGACAAATGCACATGGTGTAGTGTTGGAatacatgaataggatttttcatcagtATTTGGACAAGTTTGTTGTTGTGttaattgatgatattttgatttattccAAAAGTGAAGAGGAACAT GGAGTGAATTTTCTTAGTCATGTGATATCGAGTGATGGAATTGTTGTTGATCCGTTTAAGATTGAGGTTGTATCTCAATGGGAATCTGTGAAATCTGttactgagattagaagttttcttggtttagtAGGTTATTATcaaaagttcattgaaggattttctaagttatctttgtcgTTGACGCAGTTGACTAGGAAgagtcaagcttttatttggacttcACAGTGTGAAGCTggttttcaagagcttaagagaag GAGGTGTGTTGATGCAAAATCaataagtggtagcttatgcttcaagacaaCTTAA
- the LOC131651131 gene encoding uncharacterized protein LOC131651131, with amino-acid sequence MRQRRWLKFLKDHDFGLNYHPSKADVMADALSKKYLHMSMLMVRNLDLLEQFRDTSLVCEVTSSGVKLGMLKLTSGILYEIREVQKSYLSLVDRFTLINQGRGGDFWINENGIMRYCDGVCVSDMSGLKNRNLDEGHRSGLRHRVAVKRIVDRLTKFSHFIPIRMDYPMEILVKLYVESIVYLHGILSSIVSDIDPSLTSRF; translated from the exons atgaggcagagaaggtggttgaaaTTCTTGAAAGAtcatgattttggtttgaattaccatcctagtaAAGCAGATGTtatggctgatgcattgagtaagAAGTATttgcatatgtcgatgttgatgGTGCGAAATTTAGATTTACTTGAGCAATTTAGAGATacgagtttggtttgtgaagtgaCTTCTTCTggagttaagcttggtatgttgaagcttactagtggcATTCTTTATGAGATTCGAGAAGTTCAGAAATCTTATTTGAGTTTGGTTGATCGATTCACGTTAATTAATCAAGGTCGAGGTGGTGATTTTTGGATTAATGAGAATGGTATCATGAGATATTGTGATGGAGTTTGTGTTTCGGATATGTCAGGCTTGAAGAATAGGAATCTTgatgaaggacatcgtagtggattga GACATCGAGTAGCTGTGAAGCGAATTGTGGATAGATTAACGAAATtttctcactttattccaataaggatggattatccgatggagattCTTGTGAAGCTGTATGTTGAGAGCATTGTTTATTTGCATGGTATTCTGTCTAGCATTGTGTCTGATATAGATCCTAGTTTAACTTCAAGATTTTAG